A single region of the Mycteria americana isolate JAX WOST 10 ecotype Jacksonville Zoo and Gardens chromosome 10, USCA_MyAme_1.0, whole genome shotgun sequence genome encodes:
- the LOC142415274 gene encoding uncharacterized protein LOC142415274 isoform X2, with the protein MLTRLQAAVAGYLLLVLQGSSAVVEITERRVAAEGSSVLMLAPDIKNVNFIEWEYIRNTTPEFILQYYADYQSPTIYSAYQGRVIFYPKNGSILLQRLQETDSGIYKATVDLMQHKARTTLLEVIKPVPQPELQCSLNLAGSPIELVCVVPEGTVASISWKKEGRPLPPEKCYLVSGNISVLQIRSGEKSDCGSYSCNVSNVISWKEAALNLTVTGLTPPLQHVQRLAIIALTFIATSATSFVILLCQPREHRFGEGTWKYIILFTHGMLCISSVLLLPTSIIWMQEQGLSAAFVLLGLFFFAAIIATAQAAAAVVWKPEALSRFKIKMWYRVIQNSTAPTTLIVNLLFTTLLLQNIQQLHERGCSEAVDLTTSYVFAAVAVLMTLLFLLLWYHRNKQKQVTKKQHAIRSAEVMEETQGQKHEGESTAIPPPARELRSLTVGSWEEPPGAWKLPLAKTRHL; encoded by the exons ATGTTAACCCGGCTGCAGGCGGCCGTCGCAGGCT ACCTGTTGCTGGTTTTGCAGGGGTCCTCCGCAGTGGTGGAAATCACAGAAAGAAGGGTTGCAGCTGAGGGATCCTCCGTACTGATGCTTGCACCGGATATCAAGAACGTAAACTTCATCGAGTGGGAATACATAAGAAACACCACCCCGGAATTCATCCTGCAGTACTATGCGGATTACCAGTCTCCAACCATTTACTCCGCTTACCAAGGCAGAGTGATTTTCTACCCGAAGAACGGCTCGATTCTCCTGCAGAGGTTACAGGAGACAGACAGCGGCATCTATAAAGCAACAGTTGATCTGATGCAGCATAAAGCTAGGACAACCCTCCTGGAAGTTATCA AGCCTGTGCCCCAGCCTGAGCTCCAGTGCAGTTTGAACCTGGCAGGTTCGCCCATTGAGCTGGTCTGCGTGGTGCCAGAGGGAACAGTGGCTTCCATCTCCTGGAAGAAGGAGGGACGTCCCCTTCCCCCCGAAAAGTGCTATCTGGTCTCTGGAAACATCTCCGTGCTGCAGATAAGGAGCGGAGAGAAGTCAGACTGCGGCTCCTACTCCTGCAACGTCAGCAACGTGATAAGCTGGAAGGAGGCAGCCCTGAACCTGACGGTGACAG GTCTCACGCCTCCTCTACAACACGTGCAGAGGCTGGCCATCATCGCGCTGACGTTCATTGCCACCTCCGCCACCAGCTTCGTTATCCTGCTCTGTCAGCCGAGGGAGCACAGGTTCG GAGAGGGAACGTGGAAATATATAATTCTGTTCACCCATGGAATGCTGTGTATCTCCTCTGTCCTCCTGCTTCCCACCTCCATCATCTGGATGCAGGAACAAG GTCTTTCTGCTGCCTTCGTCTTGCTTGGGCTGTTCTTCTTTGCTGCGATAATAGCAactgcccaggcagcagcagcagtggtgtGGAAACCAGAAGCTCTAAGCCGCTTCAAAATCAAAATGT GGTACCGTGTCATCCAGAACTCTACAGCCCCCACAACACTGATCGTCAACTTGTTGTTCACCACCCTCTTGCTCCAAAATATCCAGCAGCTCCATG AGCGAGGCTGCTCGGAGGCCGTTGATCTGACAACCAGCTATGTCTTTGCAGCTGTAGCAGTCCTCATGAcgctgctgttcctcctcctaTGGT ATCACAGGAATAAGCAAAAGCAGGTGACGAAAAAACAGCATGCCATCCGGAGCGCGGAA GTGATGGAAGAAACCCAAGGACAGAAGCATGAAGGGGAGTCAACAGCCATCCCTCCACCGGCCAGGGAGCTGCGTTCACTCACCGTGGGCAGCTGGGAAGAGCCCCCAGGAGCGTGGAAGCTGCCGTTGGCCAAAACAAGGCATCTGTAA
- the LOC142415274 gene encoding uncharacterized protein LOC142415274 isoform X1: MLTRLQAAVAGYLLLVLQGSSAVVEITERRVAAEGSSVLMLAPDIKNVNFIEWEYIRNTTPEFILQYYADYQSPTIYSAYQGRVIFYPKNGSILLQRLQETDSGIYKATVDLMQHKARTTLLEVIKPVPQPELQCSLNLAGSPIELVCVVPEGTVASISWKKEGRPLPPEKCYLVSGNISVLQIRSGEKSDCGSYSCNVSNVISWKEAALNLTVTGLTPPLQHVQRLAIIALTFIATSATSFVILLCQPREHRFGEGTWKYIILFTHGMLCISSVLLLPTSIIWMQEQGLSAAFVLLGLFFFAAIIATAQAAAAVVWKPEALSRFKIKMWYRVIQNSTAPTTLIVNLLFTTLLLQNIQQLHERGCSEAVDLTTSYVFAAVAVLMTLLFLLLWYHRNKQKQVTKKQHAIRSAEVMATLVMEETQGQKHEGESTAIPPPARELRSLTVGSWEEPPGAWKLPLAKTRHL; the protein is encoded by the exons ATGTTAACCCGGCTGCAGGCGGCCGTCGCAGGCT ACCTGTTGCTGGTTTTGCAGGGGTCCTCCGCAGTGGTGGAAATCACAGAAAGAAGGGTTGCAGCTGAGGGATCCTCCGTACTGATGCTTGCACCGGATATCAAGAACGTAAACTTCATCGAGTGGGAATACATAAGAAACACCACCCCGGAATTCATCCTGCAGTACTATGCGGATTACCAGTCTCCAACCATTTACTCCGCTTACCAAGGCAGAGTGATTTTCTACCCGAAGAACGGCTCGATTCTCCTGCAGAGGTTACAGGAGACAGACAGCGGCATCTATAAAGCAACAGTTGATCTGATGCAGCATAAAGCTAGGACAACCCTCCTGGAAGTTATCA AGCCTGTGCCCCAGCCTGAGCTCCAGTGCAGTTTGAACCTGGCAGGTTCGCCCATTGAGCTGGTCTGCGTGGTGCCAGAGGGAACAGTGGCTTCCATCTCCTGGAAGAAGGAGGGACGTCCCCTTCCCCCCGAAAAGTGCTATCTGGTCTCTGGAAACATCTCCGTGCTGCAGATAAGGAGCGGAGAGAAGTCAGACTGCGGCTCCTACTCCTGCAACGTCAGCAACGTGATAAGCTGGAAGGAGGCAGCCCTGAACCTGACGGTGACAG GTCTCACGCCTCCTCTACAACACGTGCAGAGGCTGGCCATCATCGCGCTGACGTTCATTGCCACCTCCGCCACCAGCTTCGTTATCCTGCTCTGTCAGCCGAGGGAGCACAGGTTCG GAGAGGGAACGTGGAAATATATAATTCTGTTCACCCATGGAATGCTGTGTATCTCCTCTGTCCTCCTGCTTCCCACCTCCATCATCTGGATGCAGGAACAAG GTCTTTCTGCTGCCTTCGTCTTGCTTGGGCTGTTCTTCTTTGCTGCGATAATAGCAactgcccaggcagcagcagcagtggtgtGGAAACCAGAAGCTCTAAGCCGCTTCAAAATCAAAATGT GGTACCGTGTCATCCAGAACTCTACAGCCCCCACAACACTGATCGTCAACTTGTTGTTCACCACCCTCTTGCTCCAAAATATCCAGCAGCTCCATG AGCGAGGCTGCTCGGAGGCCGTTGATCTGACAACCAGCTATGTCTTTGCAGCTGTAGCAGTCCTCATGAcgctgctgttcctcctcctaTGGT ATCACAGGAATAAGCAAAAGCAGGTGACGAAAAAACAGCATGCCATCCGGAGCGCGGAAGTCATGGCCACCTTG GTGATGGAAGAAACCCAAGGACAGAAGCATGAAGGGGAGTCAACAGCCATCCCTCCACCGGCCAGGGAGCTGCGTTCACTCACCGTGGGCAGCTGGGAAGAGCCCCCAGGAGCGTGGAAGCTGCCGTTGGCCAAAACAAGGCATCTGTAA
- the LOC142415274 gene encoding uncharacterized protein LOC142415274 isoform X4, whose amino-acid sequence MLTRLQAAVAGYLLLVLQGSSAVVEITERRVAAEGSSVLMLAPDIKNVNFIEWEYIRNTTPEFILQYYADYQSPTIYSAYQGRVIFYPKNGSILLQRLQETDSGIYKATVDLMQHKARTTLLEVIKPVPQPELQCSLNLAGSPIELVCVVPEGTVASISWKKEGRPLPPEKCYLVSGNISVLQIRSGEKSDCGSYSCNVSNVISWKEAALNLTVTGLTPPLQHVQRLAIIALTFIATSATSFVILLCQPREHRFGEGTWKYIILFTHGMLCISSVLLLPTSIIWMQEQGLSAAFVLLGLFFFAAIIATAQAAAAVVWKPEALSRFKIKMWYRVIQNSTAPTTLIVNLLFTTLLLQNIQQLHERGCSEAVDLTTSYVFAAVAVLMTLLFLLLWCDGRNPRTEA is encoded by the exons ATGTTAACCCGGCTGCAGGCGGCCGTCGCAGGCT ACCTGTTGCTGGTTTTGCAGGGGTCCTCCGCAGTGGTGGAAATCACAGAAAGAAGGGTTGCAGCTGAGGGATCCTCCGTACTGATGCTTGCACCGGATATCAAGAACGTAAACTTCATCGAGTGGGAATACATAAGAAACACCACCCCGGAATTCATCCTGCAGTACTATGCGGATTACCAGTCTCCAACCATTTACTCCGCTTACCAAGGCAGAGTGATTTTCTACCCGAAGAACGGCTCGATTCTCCTGCAGAGGTTACAGGAGACAGACAGCGGCATCTATAAAGCAACAGTTGATCTGATGCAGCATAAAGCTAGGACAACCCTCCTGGAAGTTATCA AGCCTGTGCCCCAGCCTGAGCTCCAGTGCAGTTTGAACCTGGCAGGTTCGCCCATTGAGCTGGTCTGCGTGGTGCCAGAGGGAACAGTGGCTTCCATCTCCTGGAAGAAGGAGGGACGTCCCCTTCCCCCCGAAAAGTGCTATCTGGTCTCTGGAAACATCTCCGTGCTGCAGATAAGGAGCGGAGAGAAGTCAGACTGCGGCTCCTACTCCTGCAACGTCAGCAACGTGATAAGCTGGAAGGAGGCAGCCCTGAACCTGACGGTGACAG GTCTCACGCCTCCTCTACAACACGTGCAGAGGCTGGCCATCATCGCGCTGACGTTCATTGCCACCTCCGCCACCAGCTTCGTTATCCTGCTCTGTCAGCCGAGGGAGCACAGGTTCG GAGAGGGAACGTGGAAATATATAATTCTGTTCACCCATGGAATGCTGTGTATCTCCTCTGTCCTCCTGCTTCCCACCTCCATCATCTGGATGCAGGAACAAG GTCTTTCTGCTGCCTTCGTCTTGCTTGGGCTGTTCTTCTTTGCTGCGATAATAGCAactgcccaggcagcagcagcagtggtgtGGAAACCAGAAGCTCTAAGCCGCTTCAAAATCAAAATGT GGTACCGTGTCATCCAGAACTCTACAGCCCCCACAACACTGATCGTCAACTTGTTGTTCACCACCCTCTTGCTCCAAAATATCCAGCAGCTCCATG AGCGAGGCTGCTCGGAGGCCGTTGATCTGACAACCAGCTATGTCTTTGCAGCTGTAGCAGTCCTCATGAcgctgctgttcctcctcctaTGGT GTGATGGAAGAAACCCAAGGACAGAAGCATGA
- the LOC142415274 gene encoding uncharacterized protein LOC142415274 isoform X3, with the protein MLAPDIKNVNFIEWEYIRNTTPEFILQYYADYQSPTIYSAYQGRVIFYPKNGSILLQRLQETDSGIYKATVDLMQHKARTTLLEVIKPVPQPELQCSLNLAGSPIELVCVVPEGTVASISWKKEGRPLPPEKCYLVSGNISVLQIRSGEKSDCGSYSCNVSNVISWKEAALNLTVTGLTPPLQHVQRLAIIALTFIATSATSFVILLCQPREHRFGEGTWKYIILFTHGMLCISSVLLLPTSIIWMQEQGLSAAFVLLGLFFFAAIIATAQAAAAVVWKPEALSRFKIKMWYRVIQNSTAPTTLIVNLLFTTLLLQNIQQLHERGCSEAVDLTTSYVFAAVAVLMTLLFLLLWYHRNKQKQVTKKQHAIRSAEVMATLVMEETQGQKHEGESTAIPPPARELRSLTVGSWEEPPGAWKLPLAKTRHL; encoded by the exons ATGCTTGCACCGGATATCAAGAACGTAAACTTCATCGAGTGGGAATACATAAGAAACACCACCCCGGAATTCATCCTGCAGTACTATGCGGATTACCAGTCTCCAACCATTTACTCCGCTTACCAAGGCAGAGTGATTTTCTACCCGAAGAACGGCTCGATTCTCCTGCAGAGGTTACAGGAGACAGACAGCGGCATCTATAAAGCAACAGTTGATCTGATGCAGCATAAAGCTAGGACAACCCTCCTGGAAGTTATCA AGCCTGTGCCCCAGCCTGAGCTCCAGTGCAGTTTGAACCTGGCAGGTTCGCCCATTGAGCTGGTCTGCGTGGTGCCAGAGGGAACAGTGGCTTCCATCTCCTGGAAGAAGGAGGGACGTCCCCTTCCCCCCGAAAAGTGCTATCTGGTCTCTGGAAACATCTCCGTGCTGCAGATAAGGAGCGGAGAGAAGTCAGACTGCGGCTCCTACTCCTGCAACGTCAGCAACGTGATAAGCTGGAAGGAGGCAGCCCTGAACCTGACGGTGACAG GTCTCACGCCTCCTCTACAACACGTGCAGAGGCTGGCCATCATCGCGCTGACGTTCATTGCCACCTCCGCCACCAGCTTCGTTATCCTGCTCTGTCAGCCGAGGGAGCACAGGTTCG GAGAGGGAACGTGGAAATATATAATTCTGTTCACCCATGGAATGCTGTGTATCTCCTCTGTCCTCCTGCTTCCCACCTCCATCATCTGGATGCAGGAACAAG GTCTTTCTGCTGCCTTCGTCTTGCTTGGGCTGTTCTTCTTTGCTGCGATAATAGCAactgcccaggcagcagcagcagtggtgtGGAAACCAGAAGCTCTAAGCCGCTTCAAAATCAAAATGT GGTACCGTGTCATCCAGAACTCTACAGCCCCCACAACACTGATCGTCAACTTGTTGTTCACCACCCTCTTGCTCCAAAATATCCAGCAGCTCCATG AGCGAGGCTGCTCGGAGGCCGTTGATCTGACAACCAGCTATGTCTTTGCAGCTGTAGCAGTCCTCATGAcgctgctgttcctcctcctaTGGT ATCACAGGAATAAGCAAAAGCAGGTGACGAAAAAACAGCATGCCATCCGGAGCGCGGAAGTCATGGCCACCTTG GTGATGGAAGAAACCCAAGGACAGAAGCATGAAGGGGAGTCAACAGCCATCCCTCCACCGGCCAGGGAGCTGCGTTCACTCACCGTGGGCAGCTGGGAAGAGCCCCCAGGAGCGTGGAAGCTGCCGTTGGCCAAAACAAGGCATCTGTAA